One Cenarchaeum symbiont of Oopsacas minuta DNA segment encodes these proteins:
- a CDS encoding DNA (cytosine-5-)-methyltransferase, with amino-acid sequence MPRTPQINRLVNLRKKLESEYNNRFYVDTLKIKKLKNRLTHVDLFSGAGGNIEGMRQAGFDTLLSIEIDQDASNTIKKNFSNVNHIEGDICNIDKFEIKKIVNRKSIDVLSAGFPCQGFSIAGFQHIDDKRNILYKQVVRMVRILNPKYVVMENVPGIISMNDGNFVNDIRKLFARYGYPDMSILILESASYGIAQIRPRTIFIANRLGKKNPYPKPILQPNEFVPIESAIRDLECHNRNSKTNHEWTEHRPKMIKRLSKIKAGESLYKTYTDAAKRQYKGVPSMTIKENHGGTHIHYKLNRMISVREMARLQGFPDGFIFSGRMKRAMWQVGNAAPPPLFRHIGLALRSQLT; translated from the coding sequence ATGCCACGTACCCCTCAAATAAATAGACTTGTAAACTTACGTAAAAAACTAGAATCAGAATATAATAATAGATTTTACGTAGATACATTAAAAATTAAAAAATTAAAAAATAGACTAACTCATGTGGATTTATTTTCTGGTGCTGGCGGGAATATTGAGGGGATGCGTCAAGCTGGATTTGATACTTTATTATCGATAGAGATAGATCAAGATGCATCAAACACAATAAAAAAAAATTTTTCTAACGTGAACCATATTGAAGGAGACATATGTAACATAGATAAATTCGAAATTAAAAAAATAGTGAACCGTAAATCAATCGATGTTTTATCTGCTGGATTTCCGTGTCAAGGATTTTCAATAGCAGGATTTCAACATATAGATGATAAACGAAATATTTTGTACAAACAAGTAGTACGAATGGTAAGAATATTAAATCCCAAATATGTGGTTATGGAAAATGTTCCTGGAATTATTAGCATGAATGACGGTAATTTTGTGAATGACATACGTAAATTATTTGCCAGATATGGGTATCCTGATATGTCTATATTAATTTTGGAATCCGCTAGTTATGGAATTGCACAAATACGACCACGTACAATATTCATTGCAAATCGTTTAGGTAAAAAAAACCCATACCCAAAACCAATACTACAACCAAACGAATTTGTGCCCATCGAATCAGCAATACGAGATTTGGAATGTCATAATAGAAATTCAAAAACAAATCACGAATGGACCGAACACAGACCTAAGATGATAAAACGATTATCAAAAATCAAAGCTGGTGAATCACTTTACAAAACATATACTGATGCAGCAAAAAGACAATACAAAGGTGTTCCATCCATGACAATAAAAGAAAATCATGGCGGAACACACATCCATTACAAATTAAACAGAATGATTTCAGTTCGTGAAATGGCACGATTGCAGGGATTCCCAGACGGGTTTATATTTTCAGGTAGAATGAAACGGGCTATGTGGCAAGTAGGAAATGCAGCCCCCCCACCATTATTCAGACATATTGGACTAGCATTACGAAGTCAATTAACGTGA
- a CDS encoding Transposase, whose amino-acid sequence MKKILNDSHDAVNIHDKSNAINKLERRISYLLSKKYTEKNCIRFVKRLKREQGMLFTFLKTGTDSHNNAAERAIRPNVVIRKITNGHRTDDGANSHKILMSIKETCRQRDLNFNDCMIQYLGNDTSKL is encoded by the coding sequence TTGAAAAAGATCCTAAATGACTCACATGATGCTGTAAACATTCATGATAAATCAAATGCTATAAACAAACTCGAGCGTCGTATATCGTATCTTTTATCCAAAAAATATACGGAAAAGAATTGTATCCGATTTGTCAAACGTCTAAAGCGTGAACAAGGCATGCTTTTCACGTTCTTGAAGACTGGAACTGATTCACATAACAATGCTGCTGAGAGAGCGATTAGACCAAACGTGGTAATACGAAAGATTACAAACGGTCATCGAACAGATGATGGCGCTAATTCACACAAGATATTGATGAGTATAAAGGAGACATGTAGACAACGAGATCTGAACTTTAATGATTGTATGATACAATATCTTGGGAATGATACTTCAAAACTCTAG
- a CDS encoding Transposase yields MDQKSCHVCGNKLSKIVHKYTRIVEDIIPARAYNTISRRYCKCCKKIITPKIHTALPNERFGIRLAAFIIALKTFGLSYQKISNLLEMIYGIHMNESTINHAVRKTATAFDPLYEQMIEELKTELNIHGDEISWRINGKNNWLWAFVGKWTTIYEIDKSRGRIAPMRVLKGYTDK; encoded by the coding sequence GTGGATCAAAAATCATGTCATGTCTGCGGAAACAAACTATCCAAAATTGTGCACAAATACACACGCATAGTAGAAGATATTATTCCAGCACGAGCATACAATACTATATCTAGAAGATATTGTAAATGTTGTAAAAAAATAATCACACCAAAAATCCATACTGCATTACCAAATGAAAGATTTGGAATCAGACTAGCTGCATTTATAATTGCACTCAAAACATTTGGATTATCATATCAAAAAATATCCAATCTACTAGAAATGATATACGGTATACACATGAATGAATCTACCATAAATCATGCAGTAAGAAAAACTGCTACAGCATTTGATCCATTATATGAACAGATGATAGAGGAACTAAAAACCGAGTTGAATATACATGGGGATGAGATTAGCTGGCGCATCAACGGGAAGAATAATTGGCTGTGGGCATTTGTTGGAAAATGGACTACCATATATGAGATTGACAAATCACGTGGTAGAATAGCTCCAATGAGAGTGTTAAAAGGATACACTGACAAGTGA
- a CDS encoding Transposase, with product MREIHDTLKYKNPKKEFIAFGKCLKKILNDSHDAVNIRDKSNVIKKLERRLSSLLSKKYTEKNCIRFVKRLKREQDMLFTFLKTGTDSHNNTAERAIRPNVVIRKITNGHRTDGGATSHKILMSVKETCRQRNLNFHDYMMQYLADGTSKL from the coding sequence ATGAGAGAAATTCATGATACTCTAAAGTATAAAAATCCCAAAAAAGAGTTTATTGCTTTTGGAAAATGTTTGAAAAAGATCCTAAATGACTCACATGATGCTGTAAACATTCGTGATAAATCAAATGTTATAAAAAAACTCGAGCGTCGTTTATCGTCTCTTTTATCCAAAAAATATACAGAAAAGAATTGTATCAGATTTGTCAAACGTCTAAAGCGTGAACAAGACATGCTTTTTACGTTCTTGAAGACTGGAACTGATTCACATAATAATACTGCCGAGAGAGCGATTAGACCAAACGTGGTAATACGAAAGATTACAAACGGTCATCGAACAGATGGTGGCGCTACATCACACAAGATATTGATGAGTGTAAAGGAGACATGTAGGCAACGAAATCTAAACTTTCATGACTATATGATGCAATATCTTGCGGATGGTACTTCAAAACTCTAG
- a CDS encoding Transposase encodes MIHTIAALLIVLKTLGLSYPKISQLLEMIYGIHMNESTINHAIKKTATAFGPLYEQMMRDLKTELNIHGDETSWRINGKNHWLWAFVGKWTTIYEIDKSRGRIAPMRVLKGYTDK; translated from the coding sequence TTGATCCACACTATAGCAGCACTTTTAATTGTACTCAAAACACTTGGATTATCATATCCAAAAATATCCCAACTATTAGAAATGATATACGGCATACACATGAATGAATCTACCATAAATCATGCAATAAAAAAAACTGCTACAGCATTTGGTCCATTATATGAACAGATGATGAGAGATCTAAAAACCGAGTTGAATATACATGGGGATGAGACTAGCTGGCGCATCAACGGGAAGAATCATTGGTTGTGGGCATTTGTTGGAAAATGGACGACCATATATGAGATTGACAAATCACGTGGTAGAATAGCTCCAATGAGAGTGTTAAAAGGATACACTGACAAGTGA
- a CDS encoding Transposase, translating into MCYNWQNNLKRDLSGTKFEDFTVIEEDESIFVYDSITGKKYWTVDIPPVVKWTGMHSKIIVYGAVTEDGRQLFKTYHRFDSESTVDYLKLLEKKFGKIFVILDRAPQHRSRMVKEYLRDHKDTVKLRYLPRATPRMNAVEECWRQGKYAVAVSETSKIMKYNISEYYRTVRFKNDYLYSKPRIPKDF; encoded by the coding sequence ATGTGTTATAATTGGCAGAATAATCTCAAACGTGATCTTTCAGGCACAAAATTTGAAGATTTTACTGTTATAGAAGAAGATGAATCAATATTCGTATACGATTCAATTACAGGTAAAAAATACTGGACTGTGGATATACCTCCAGTTGTAAAATGGACTGGCATGCACAGCAAAATCATAGTGTATGGTGCAGTAACTGAAGATGGAAGACAATTGTTCAAAACTTATCATAGATTTGATAGTGAATCAACTGTAGATTATTTGAAATTGCTTGAAAAAAAATTTGGCAAGATATTTGTTATTTTGGATAGAGCGCCACAGCATCGTTCTCGAATGGTGAAAGAATATCTTAGAGATCATAAAGATACTGTAAAACTTCGATATCTTCCACGTGCAACTCCACGCATGAATGCTGTAGAAGAATGTTGGCGTCAGGGTAAATACGCAGTTGCAGTATCTGAAACATCTAAAATTATGAAATATAATATTTCAGAATATTATCGTACTGTAAGATTCAAGAATGATTATTTGTACAGTAAACCTCGAATCCCAAAAGACTTTTGA
- a CDS encoding Transposase — MDNLSKQLKDAHRKEREPNIRDRIVAVQMVHVNNMNIGEVAASLFRTPEWVNQWIERFDEKGIDGLRDLPRSGRPPLIKAHKLDKIISDAIDNTSITPKIMKKVIFKKAKINFHITYVRKLLHKYGMTPKTPQSSHQCCKRFHVL, encoded by the coding sequence ATGGACAATCTAAGTAAACAACTCAAAGACGCCCATAGGAAAGAAAGAGAACCAAACATACGTGACAGAATCGTTGCAGTACAAATGGTTCATGTAAACAATATGAACATAGGAGAAGTCGCAGCTAGTTTATTTCGAACTCCAGAATGGGTCAATCAATGGATAGAACGTTTTGATGAAAAAGGCATTGATGGTCTACGAGATCTGCCACGTAGTGGCAGACCTCCATTAATTAAAGCTCATAAACTAGATAAAATAATCAGTGATGCAATAGATAATACAAGTATAACTCCAAAGATTATGAAGAAAGTCATTTTTAAGAAAGCAAAAATTAATTTCCATATAACATATGTTAGAAAACTCTTACACAAATACGGCATGACTCCAAAAACTCCACAGAGTTCACATCAATGCTGCAAACGATTCCATGTGTTATAA
- a CDS encoding methionine aminopeptidase — protein sequence MSIQDYKDAGKIAAEVREKARNTDHDGRTVLEVCESIESAILDRGAKCAFPVNVSINETAAHYTAEPNDEMVIKEGDLVKLDMGAQINGYIADTAVTVCTDPRHVSLLDAAEDALKAAMSMIAEDVKSKDIGKTIERSIKNSGFKPIANLSGHSLDKYTIHAGKTIPNMWSLGSFSLKKDAAYACEPFVTYADGMGFVKEGKTKNIYSISNRKKTKDAEADRMLEYIWDNYNMLPFAERWLRKEWDKTRELLQFLIKKKCVKAYPVLVEANGKKVAQAEHTFIPQAGGVTVTTMYP from the coding sequence ATGTCTATACAGGATTACAAAGATGCAGGTAAAATCGCTGCAGAGGTACGTGAAAAAGCTCGAAATACAGATCACGATGGCAGAACTGTTTTAGAAGTGTGTGAGAGTATAGAGTCGGCTATATTGGATCGTGGTGCAAAATGTGCATTTCCAGTTAATGTTAGCATAAACGAGACAGCAGCACACTATACTGCAGAACCAAACGATGAGATGGTCATAAAAGAAGGTGATCTTGTAAAACTAGACATGGGTGCGCAGATAAACGGATACATTGCAGATACTGCCGTGACAGTATGCACTGATCCTAGACATGTATCTCTACTTGATGCTGCAGAAGATGCCCTAAAGGCTGCAATGTCAATGATTGCAGAGGATGTAAAATCAAAAGATATTGGAAAGACTATAGAAAGATCAATTAAAAATTCAGGATTCAAGCCCATAGCCAATCTAAGTGGTCACTCTCTAGACAAATATACCATACATGCTGGAAAGACAATACCCAATATGTGGTCTCTTGGCTCATTCTCTTTGAAAAAAGATGCCGCATATGCATGCGAACCATTTGTCACATATGCAGATGGTATGGGTTTTGTAAAAGAAGGTAAGACAAAAAACATCTATTCGATCTCAAACCGCAAGAAAACAAAGGATGCCGAAGCTGATCGTATGCTAGAGTACATTTGGGACAATTACAACATGCTGCCATTTGCCGAGAGATGGCTCAGAAAAGAATGGGATAAAACTAGAGAGTTGTTGCAATTTTTGATAAAAAAGAAATGTGTAAAAGCATATCCAGTGCTTGTAGAGGCCAACGGGAAAAAAGTTGCACAGGCAGAACATACGTTTATTCCGCAGGCAGGCGGGGTAACCGTTACTACGATGTATCCCTAA
- a CDS encoding TATA-box binding protein (TBP): MPQTKPIISIENVVASASVDQKMDLNVITKNFPNVEYHPDQFPGLVFRLSNPKTATLIFTSGKMVCTGSKSEDLARKAVKTVVDKLRKGGIKVKKNATVDIQNIVASINLGGRIHLEDAARTLPRSMYEPEQFPGLIHRMVDPKTVILIFSSGKLVCTGAKKEPDVYRSVNNLHAMLEKKDLMVYT, translated from the coding sequence ATGCCACAGACTAAACCGATAATTAGTATTGAAAACGTGGTAGCATCTGCATCAGTAGATCAAAAGATGGATTTGAATGTAATCACAAAGAATTTTCCAAATGTAGAGTATCATCCAGATCAATTCCCTGGACTAGTCTTTCGACTCTCAAACCCAAAGACTGCTACTCTGATATTTACCTCTGGTAAGATGGTCTGCACAGGTTCAAAGTCAGAAGATCTAGCAAGAAAGGCAGTAAAGACTGTAGTAGATAAACTTCGCAAGGGTGGGATAAAGGTCAAAAAAAATGCAACCGTAGACATTCAAAATATCGTCGCATCCATAAACTTGGGAGGTAGAATACATCTAGAAGATGCAGCAAGAACACTGCCACGTAGCATGTATGAACCAGAACAGTTTCCTGGACTCATACATCGTATGGTAGATCCAAAGACTGTGATATTGATCTTTTCTTCAGGTAAACTTGTCTGTACTGGAGCTAAAAAAGAACCCGATGTATACAGGTCCGTAAACAATCTTCATGCCATGTTGGAAAAAAAGGATCTCATGGTGTATACATGA
- a CDS encoding tRNA-binding protein, whose amino-acid sequence MTVTYDDFAKLEINTVRITSIEPIAGKTRIAKGMIDVGERRLQVIVGGVDKFDPTSLIGRQAVAVTNLEPKNIAGVLSEAMLLAADVDGMPFWLAPQGDVPDGTRIK is encoded by the coding sequence ATGACTGTAACATATGATGATTTTGCAAAATTAGAGATTAATACAGTTCGCATAACCTCGATTGAACCTATCGCAGGTAAGACGCGTATAGCAAAAGGTATGATAGATGTGGGAGAGAGGAGATTGCAGGTAATCGTTGGAGGAGTTGACAAATTCGATCCTACTAGTCTAATTGGAAGACAAGCAGTGGCTGTTACTAATCTAGAGCCAAAAAATATAGCTGGAGTGTTATCTGAGGCAATGTTACTTGCAGCAGATGTTGACGGTATGCCATTTTGGCTTGCCCCACAAGGTGATGTACCTGATGGCACACGAATAAAATGA
- a CDS encoding Cyclase/dehydrase: MALIESSVTISAPADIVWKIVSDVDSEPKYWKGTKSVKNISRDGNTIHREVVIAFRDKRCKQRVEIIPNECIKITFTEGIIIGTKTIMIRTVDSQLVLETVWDIKISGMLGMFTGMLTKHIRGGTEQALNAIKKDAEDACSQ; the protein is encoded by the coding sequence ATGGCACTCATAGAATCATCTGTGACAATATCAGCTCCAGCAGATATAGTATGGAAGATTGTATCGGATGTAGACTCTGAGCCAAAGTACTGGAAGGGGACAAAGAGCGTCAAAAATATATCTCGTGATGGGAATACAATACACCGTGAAGTTGTTATAGCATTCAGAGATAAAAGATGCAAACAGAGAGTAGAGATCATACCCAACGAATGCATAAAGATTACATTCACCGAGGGAATCATAATTGGGACAAAGACTATCATGATTCGCACAGTTGACTCTCAGCTAGTACTCGAGACGGTTTGGGATATAAAGATCTCAGGAATGCTTGGAATGTTTACAGGTATGCTAACCAAACACATCAGAGGCGGTACCGAGCAAGCCCTAAATGCAATAAAAAAGGATGCAGAGGATGCATGCTCGCAATAG